One genomic segment of Candidatus Babeliales bacterium includes these proteins:
- a CDS encoding YbhB/YbcL family Raf kinase inhibitor-like protein, which produces MNASSAQANLTLTSQSFKANSPIPSKYGYVPNENISPQLSWTAGPKGTKSYAIICRDPDAPTKEWVHLVAFNIPVTMQGLPEGALSKASSGISLGTNDYGKTGYGGPKPPSGTHRYYFDVYALGVELSQLTEKTTKANLLQAMQGHILAKGSLMGTYKAT; this is translated from the coding sequence ATGAATGCATCATCTGCCCAGGCTAATTTAACACTGACGAGTCAATCATTTAAAGCAAATAGTCCAATTCCATCAAAGTATGGCTATGTGCCTAACGAAAATATTTCTCCTCAGCTTTCATGGACAGCTGGACCTAAGGGTACTAAAAGTTATGCAATTATTTGCCGCGATCCTGATGCGCCAACTAAAGAATGGGTTCATTTGGTAGCTTTTAATATTCCAGTAACAATGCAAGGTTTGCCAGAAGGCGCTTTAAGTAAAGCAAGCAGTGGTATTTCATTGGGAACAAATGATTACGGCAAGACTGGTTATGGTGGTCCAAAACCTCCATCAGGAACACATCGTTATTATTTTGATGTGTATGCTCTTGGAGTAGAGTTGTCACAACTTACTGAAAAAACGACGAAAGCAAATTTGCTGCAAGCAATGCAAGGTCATATTTTGGCTAAAGGCAGTTTGATGGGAACGTATAAAGCGACATAG
- a CDS encoding DnaJ domain-containing protein, translated as MIIKKFFLTSLCCLAAFYSTTYSSLRQFSQPTPKLTGEALKGLTLQPLRQEARTVQLPQTTIHPKTIKQMQAELMPGLQPDQPLWTTQKLRRIRIDQPKMSDFSQDLALKWQQPTTKINSESSDRGSAGSQTGMFRATAPRLMSRQQAANILGVSEYASLKDIQSAYIQAAKKAHPDAGGSNEAMREVIDARDLLSGKRDADEQREQEGKGPKKPYFSTKAKLVAGAVGTTAATRIGIAAKEIHEDWVDRRERTERKKLEDLKPRNRPENMTDDQLKEEKYDSGHTFKHYILGYDHTDYTHEYAKQRLAQLNAELAKRHATQEEQRTHERATTYEEWANRG; from the coding sequence ATGATCATAAAAAAATTTTTTCTTACGTCACTATGCTGCTTAGCAGCCTTTTATTCGACAACGTATAGCAGCTTGCGACAATTTTCGCAACCTACACCAAAACTTACAGGAGAAGCGCTAAAAGGTTTAACCCTGCAGCCACTTCGTCAAGAAGCTAGGACTGTACAACTGCCACAAACTACAATACATCCTAAAACAATAAAACAAATGCAAGCAGAATTGATGCCAGGGCTACAGCCAGATCAGCCCTTATGGACAACCCAAAAATTAAGACGCATTCGTATTGATCAACCGAAAATGAGTGATTTCTCACAAGATTTAGCATTGAAATGGCAACAACCAACTACAAAAATAAATTCCGAAAGCTCAGATCGAGGGTCAGCCGGGTCTCAAACAGGCATGTTTAGAGCTACTGCTCCACGATTAATGTCTCGACAGCAGGCCGCAAACATACTTGGTGTTTCTGAGTATGCATCTTTAAAAGATATACAATCTGCCTATATCCAAGCTGCAAAGAAAGCACATCCTGATGCTGGTGGTAGCAATGAGGCAATGAGAGAAGTTATAGATGCTAGAGATCTTTTAAGCGGAAAAAGAGACGCAGACGAGCAACGCGAGCAAGAAGGTAAAGGCCCTAAAAAACCTTATTTCTCTACAAAAGCTAAACTTGTTGCTGGAGCCGTAGGAACCACTGCTGCTACTAGAATTGGCATAGCAGCTAAAGAGATACATGAAGACTGGGTTGATAGACGTGAAAGAACAGAAAGAAAAAAACTCGAAGATTTAAAGCCACGTAACCGTCCAGAAAATATGACGGATGATCAGCTCAAAGAAGAAAAATATGATTCAGGTCATACATTTAAGCATTATATCTTGGGCTATGATCATACTGATTATACACACGAATATGCTAAGCAACGATTAGCCCAGTTAAATGCAGAATTGGCAAAACGTCATGCAACACAAGAGGAGCAGCGTACACATGAAAGAGCTACTACCTACGAAGAGTGGGCTAACCGAGGCTAA
- a CDS encoding MBL fold metallo-hydrolase, with product MKITFLGATREVTGSKYLVEHDSTKILVDCGLFQGEKEIEKRNWDALPIDPSSIDAVVLTHGHMDHTGYIPVLIKKGFKGKVYCSKPTYELCAILLKDSGNIQEEDAKRAHKASSLHHFSAEPLYTVKDAEKALTFFRTVPYETVFALGSLKVKLIQSFHILGSSFVVISDGKETLTFSGDLGRPHQLITKAPPHLKQTDFLVLESTYGDKLHGQEDPIKELGEVVNQTIAKKGVLIIPSFAVERTQTILYCLYQLRQKNIIPEIPIFLDSPMATKVTNLFSVFLDEHTLSSKLCSEVFSIATYISTVEQSKLIDHVAGSAIIIAGSGMADGGRVLHHFKHFIFDAKNTILFVGFQAEGTTGRALVEGADKIKIDDRWYMVHATIKIINSFSAHADYEEILEWLSSFNQGIKKVFLTHGELEASESLQKKIEERFGWSVVIPKHLQSFDLD from the coding sequence ATGAAAATAACTTTTTTGGGTGCAACTCGTGAAGTAACAGGATCAAAATACCTTGTTGAGCATGATAGTACAAAAATTTTAGTTGATTGCGGTTTGTTTCAGGGCGAAAAAGAAATTGAAAAGCGTAATTGGGATGCGTTGCCAATAGATCCGAGTAGTATTGATGCTGTAGTACTAACTCACGGCCATATGGATCATACTGGATATATACCAGTACTGATTAAAAAAGGATTTAAAGGGAAAGTATATTGTTCAAAACCAACCTATGAATTATGTGCTATTTTACTGAAAGATAGTGGAAATATACAAGAAGAAGATGCAAAAAGAGCTCACAAGGCTAGCTCCTTACACCACTTTTCTGCAGAACCTTTATATACTGTAAAAGACGCCGAAAAAGCACTTACATTTTTTCGAACCGTACCCTATGAAACTGTTTTTGCTCTTGGCAGCTTAAAAGTTAAACTGATTCAGTCATTTCATATTCTAGGATCATCATTTGTTGTTATATCTGACGGCAAAGAAACGCTTACTTTTTCTGGGGACCTTGGACGTCCTCATCAGCTCATAACGAAAGCACCTCCTCATCTAAAACAAACTGATTTTTTAGTTCTTGAATCAACCTATGGTGATAAACTTCACGGGCAAGAGGATCCTATAAAGGAGTTAGGTGAAGTAGTAAATCAAACAATAGCGAAAAAAGGTGTGCTTATAATACCGTCCTTTGCAGTAGAACGAACTCAAACGATTCTGTATTGTTTATACCAGTTAAGACAGAAAAATATAATTCCAGAAATTCCTATTTTTTTAGATAGTCCTATGGCTACAAAAGTTACTAATTTATTTAGTGTTTTTCTTGATGAGCACACATTATCATCAAAGTTATGCAGTGAGGTCTTTAGTATTGCTACCTATATATCTACGGTAGAGCAGTCCAAGCTCATTGATCATGTTGCAGGCTCTGCAATCATTATCGCAGGCAGTGGTATGGCAGATGGTGGTCGGGTATTGCATCATTTTAAACATTTTATCTTTGACGCAAAAAATACCATCCTTTTTGTTGGGTTTCAAGCAGAAGGCACTACAGGACGAGCTTTAGTTGAGGGTGCAGATAAAATAAAAATAGATGACCGATGGTATATGGTTCATGCAACAATAAAAATAATAAATAGTTTTTCAGCGCATGCCGATTATGAGGAAATTTTGGAGTGGTTGAGCTCTTTTAATCAGGGTATTAAAAAGGTGTTTTTAACGCATGGAGAGCTAGAGGCCAGTGAGTCGCTGCAAAAGAAAATAGAAGAGCGATTTGGTTGGTCTGTGGTCATTCCAAAGCATTTGCAGTCCTTTGATCTAGATTAG
- a CDS encoding YncE family protein produces MNESYKLMFLKSNCLYFAIILTFCNSLYISAVVINRIIASIGVGDTPSGIAITPNGRFAYIANSNNDGLVNGNTVSVIDIETNKVIKTISDSSFDQPYTVTINASGTKAYVTNSNSTTISIIDIKTNSVIGVITGFDGPSGMVITPDGNTAYVNNYGSPAGVGSANATTVRVVNLVTNLIIGPAITVGLAPASLDITPNGSYVYVINYVDGNVGTGTISIIKTASNTVVGTITGLFGPYSIKITSDGLYAYITNFGSNDFSPVGRTVSVVDLHENSIVDTIFVGIQPSGIAFSPNGRFAYVTNYNTLYLGAGFTDLTPGQGTVNIIDMCTNKVLCQELLTGSSPAVIAISLDGRYAYVVNYSANSVSVIDIYDKMWLNVCK; encoded by the coding sequence ATGAACGAAAGTTATAAATTAATGTTTTTAAAAAGTAATTGTTTATATTTTGCAATCATTCTAACTTTTTGTAATTCACTCTATATTTCTGCTGTTGTCATTAATCGAATCATTGCATCTATTGGTGTAGGAGATACTCCTTCAGGTATTGCAATTACTCCAAATGGACGTTTTGCTTATATTGCAAATAGTAATAATGATGGTTTGGTTAATGGAAACACCGTGAGTGTTATAGATATTGAAACTAATAAAGTAATAAAAACGATTAGCGATTCTAGTTTTGATCAACCCTATACTGTTACGATTAATGCCAGTGGAACTAAGGCTTATGTAACCAATAGTAATTCTACAACAATTAGCATCATAGATATAAAAACTAACTCTGTTATTGGAGTTATTACAGGCTTTGATGGTCCTTCAGGTATGGTAATTACACCAGATGGAAACACGGCATATGTAAATAATTATGGATCTCCTGCTGGTGTTGGTAGCGCTAACGCTACAACGGTGCGTGTTGTTAATTTAGTAACAAATTTGATTATTGGTCCTGCAATTACAGTAGGTCTTGCTCCAGCTAGTCTTGATATAACCCCTAATGGATCTTATGTGTATGTGATTAATTATGTTGATGGAAATGTTGGTACAGGAACTATCAGTATCATAAAAACTGCAAGCAATACCGTTGTTGGAACAATTACTGGTTTGTTTGGTCCTTATTCAATTAAAATTACATCAGATGGTCTTTATGCTTATATAACTAATTTTGGAAGTAATGATTTTAGTCCAGTTGGCCGTACGGTTAGTGTCGTTGATCTACATGAAAATAGTATCGTAGATACCATTTTTGTTGGAATTCAACCTTCTGGCATTGCTTTTTCTCCTAATGGTCGCTTTGCTTATGTCACTAATTATAACACGTTGTATCTTGGAGCTGGATTTACCGATTTAACACCAGGTCAAGGAACGGTGAATATTATTGATATGTGTACCAATAAAGTATTGTGCCAGGAGCTTTTAACTGGTTCATCTCCTGCAGTTATAGCGATATCGTTGGATGGTAGATATGCTTATGTGGTAAATTATAGTGCCAATAGTGTCAGTGTTATTGATATTTATGATAAAATGTGGCTTAACGTTTGTAAGTAA